One window of Botrimarina mediterranea genomic DNA carries:
- a CDS encoding AAA family ATPase, with product MRLKSIDVSGFRGFATRKSFDLSADAIVVVGSNGLGKTSLLDAIHWGMCGKLGRIDGGDDKLVSMYSPTGQARVALTLADRDQEITITRVFDGYTQSLQASIGGKHFKETSARARILELLWPEAASAKDGDESLSAALTRSVYLQQDRLRDFLDNATDQERFNVISELVGAGRLTELQSELESESRSWSRATTQLSKDLAPLVNRVEALQTQLASLRKSAAVGSEFQESQWNNWWETCRSCGVSVPDVPTPTSADAASTLDKALRDIRAMRDSSRRRRSLIESAIQFELLEPPKPLESIEKLEGEAAESTLKTASAAAALKAAQGRAAATRKRQVEAHEAREQHRALAQLAIALLDSSCPVCQQSYDVEATRLRLKGIIEFGAETATNTEVAESIEEYAKAEKDAVEAEAEVRKKLADAERLQKQHAQWDLERNERFSELEISANQVSVKALEAMLNECDSQEGRLRNLTTEGEALSLNIAREAANARISSTEADLRKAEVESAIHQLEMVKRERTSVTTKLLIEQLRDARSTVAIDKLSEIEPLLQRIFSRIDPHPTFRVVSFATDVIRGKGRLDAEIRDSAEGKSSRTPAAIFSSSQLNALAVSVFLSFNLALPHLPIQAALLDDPIQSLDEINLLGLVDLLRRTKEKRQIVVSTHDGKFGRLLARKLRPANADQRTSVIELRGWNRTGPEVIQYPVEADRTPLRLAVVS from the coding sequence ATGAGGCTCAAGAGTATTGACGTCTCCGGCTTTCGAGGCTTCGCGACGAGGAAGTCGTTTGACTTAAGCGCCGACGCGATCGTAGTCGTTGGATCTAACGGACTTGGAAAGACATCGCTTCTCGACGCAATCCATTGGGGAATGTGCGGTAAGCTAGGACGCATCGACGGCGGAGATGACAAGCTCGTCTCTATGTACTCGCCAACCGGCCAAGCACGCGTGGCACTAACCCTTGCTGATAGAGACCAGGAAATCACTATTACCCGAGTCTTTGACGGCTATACGCAATCCCTGCAGGCATCAATCGGTGGGAAGCACTTCAAGGAGACATCAGCAAGAGCGAGAATTCTGGAGTTGCTTTGGCCAGAAGCTGCGTCTGCCAAGGATGGTGATGAATCGCTTTCCGCTGCGCTGACACGGTCTGTCTACTTGCAGCAAGACCGTTTGCGTGACTTCCTGGATAATGCGACGGACCAAGAGCGGTTCAACGTGATCAGTGAGTTGGTTGGAGCGGGCCGTCTTACGGAACTTCAATCGGAGCTTGAGTCAGAAAGCAGGAGCTGGTCTCGCGCTACGACGCAATTGAGCAAAGATTTGGCTCCTCTCGTTAATAGAGTAGAAGCCCTGCAAACCCAGTTAGCGTCATTGAGGAAATCGGCGGCAGTTGGCTCTGAGTTTCAGGAGTCACAGTGGAATAATTGGTGGGAGACTTGTAGAAGTTGCGGCGTATCTGTCCCCGACGTGCCGACGCCGACATCGGCCGATGCAGCATCGACACTGGATAAAGCGCTAAGAGATATTCGCGCGATGCGCGATAGTAGTCGGCGACGTCGTTCACTGATCGAATCAGCAATACAATTTGAGCTACTTGAGCCGCCGAAGCCACTAGAGTCAATTGAAAAATTGGAAGGCGAAGCAGCCGAATCCACACTAAAGACCGCTTCAGCAGCGGCAGCCTTGAAGGCCGCTCAGGGACGCGCCGCGGCTACTCGAAAAAGACAAGTTGAGGCGCACGAAGCAAGGGAGCAGCATCGAGCATTGGCGCAATTGGCCATTGCGCTTTTAGACTCATCGTGTCCGGTATGCCAACAGAGCTACGACGTCGAGGCAACTCGTCTAAGGTTAAAGGGGATTATCGAGTTCGGGGCTGAAACGGCGACGAATACGGAAGTTGCTGAGAGCATTGAGGAGTATGCGAAAGCAGAAAAGGATGCTGTGGAAGCGGAAGCGGAAGTTCGAAAGAAGCTTGCTGACGCCGAACGTCTTCAGAAGCAACACGCCCAATGGGATCTCGAGCGTAATGAGAGATTTTCAGAGCTGGAGATTTCCGCTAATCAAGTTTCGGTCAAGGCACTTGAGGCAATGCTGAACGAATGCGATTCCCAAGAAGGACGATTGAGAAATCTAACGACGGAAGGCGAAGCTTTATCACTAAATATAGCTCGTGAAGCGGCAAATGCCCGCATAAGTTCGACCGAAGCTGATTTGAGAAAGGCAGAGGTTGAGTCCGCCATCCATCAGTTGGAGATGGTGAAGCGAGAAAGGACCTCCGTGACAACAAAGCTATTGATTGAACAGCTTCGAGACGCAAGATCGACTGTTGCGATCGACAAGCTGTCCGAGATTGAGCCATTACTACAGCGAATATTTTCACGAATTGATCCGCATCCGACTTTTCGGGTCGTTAGCTTTGCTACAGATGTGATACGCGGAAAGGGGCGACTGGACGCTGAGATCCGCGATAGCGCAGAAGGCAAGTCCTCCAGGACACCGGCGGCGATCTTCTCTAGCTCACAGTTGAACGCCCTAGCAGTATCTGTCTTTCTGTCCTTCAATTTGGCGTTGCCACACCTTCCGATTCAGGCGGCTCTACTTGATGACCCGATCCAGAGTTTGGACGAAATTAACCTTCTTGGACTGGTTGATCTTTTGCGACGTACAAAGGAAAAGAGACAAATCGTTGTTTCAACCCACGATGGCAAGTTCGGGCGGCTTCTGGCGCGCAAGCTGCGCCCTGCGAACGCAGACCAAAGAACCTCCGTCATTGAGCTTCGCGGTTGGAATAGAACCGGGCCCGAAGTGATTCAGTATCCTGTCGAAGCTGACAGAACGCCACTGCGGCTAGCGGTGGTGTCCTAA
- a CDS encoding SIR2 family protein, translated as MKAKHDGKQQELVARLPVTEFKNASPNEGHKIAAALMVEGAIWNVITLNFDLALSHALSAIGAKNQVCVINGPEQHHQLGRSNIIYLHRSIDADPEALILTTDALETAWRDKWEAWVATWALAAPVTVFAGLGSSCGVLRHTAEKLRSALGNNVQLLLANPGEHSKSNFATEMQIDKTNYVQLGWIAFMRVLGNRFHLEVVQRIVEECEALSQREGWVDPDTGRLIEDVGELAKRLSSMDILTFGKLRAAWLLESRAYPKLEDSHCIAIADLLLAVAYVSRSCNRGFRFDEDGHVIFTGTDIPESRIRLVDGSSRNYRWLTIESELRLEDQHRRFGREGARHVLACGVTGRRPESATPPESIVDEVDASMSIVDGDSAFSFWGVDDIRIEPQASEALLS; from the coding sequence GTGAAAGCAAAGCATGATGGCAAACAGCAAGAGCTCGTTGCACGGTTGCCCGTCACTGAATTCAAAAATGCGTCACCCAATGAGGGACACAAGATCGCCGCAGCGCTAATGGTGGAAGGTGCGATCTGGAACGTGATAACTCTAAATTTCGATCTTGCTCTGAGCCACGCTCTATCAGCTATTGGCGCTAAAAACCAAGTGTGTGTGATAAATGGACCCGAGCAACACCACCAGCTTGGTCGCTCTAACATCATCTATCTGCATCGAAGTATCGATGCAGACCCCGAAGCTCTCATTCTAACGACGGACGCCCTGGAAACGGCGTGGAGGGACAAGTGGGAAGCGTGGGTTGCAACGTGGGCACTGGCTGCTCCGGTTACGGTTTTCGCTGGTCTGGGTTCTTCGTGCGGCGTCTTACGACATACAGCAGAGAAGTTGCGGAGCGCTTTGGGAAATAATGTTCAGCTCCTCTTGGCGAATCCTGGAGAACACTCTAAGTCGAATTTCGCGACTGAAATGCAAATCGATAAAACGAACTACGTGCAACTTGGCTGGATCGCCTTCATGCGCGTTCTTGGGAATCGGTTTCACCTTGAGGTCGTCCAGAGGATTGTGGAGGAATGCGAAGCACTTAGTCAACGCGAAGGATGGGTAGATCCTGACACAGGCCGACTGATTGAGGACGTCGGCGAGCTCGCCAAGAGACTATCCAGTATGGACATCCTTACCTTTGGAAAACTCCGTGCGGCGTGGTTGCTCGAATCGCGAGCCTACCCAAAGTTGGAAGATAGCCACTGTATTGCGATCGCTGATCTGTTGCTCGCGGTGGCATACGTCTCTCGATCTTGCAACCGCGGCTTCCGCTTCGATGAAGATGGGCACGTTATTTTCACGGGAACGGATATTCCAGAGTCGAGAATAAGGCTCGTCGATGGCAGTTCAAGAAACTACCGATGGCTTACTATTGAGAGTGAATTGCGTCTAGAAGATCAGCATCGACGGTTTGGACGAGAAGGCGCCCGACACGTACTTGCGTGCGGCGTGACTGGTAGACGGCCGGAAAGCGCTACACCGCCAGAATCAATCGTTGATGAAGTCGATGCCAGCATGAGCATAGTCGATGGAGATTCCGCGTTCTCGTTTTGGGGAGTCGACGATATCCGTATAGAACCGCAAGCTTCAGAGGCACTATTGTCATGA
- a CDS encoding tyrosine-type recombinase/integrase, translating to MPALTKSLPKYRKNRASGQAVVTIAGIDYYLGPHRSVTSRREYDRLISEWLARGRTGASTADAVPKVVEVLAAYWRYAKGYYPTPNGKLGSELWAIRVALRFVRTLYADQPADQFGPLALKVVREKMVEAGFARSTVNTSVGRIRRAFRWAASEQLIPAAVSQALATVDGLRAGKTKAREPEPIRPVEDAAVEATLPNVSPVVAAMIRLQRFTGMRPGEVCLVRPCDVDRSGDIWHYRPATHKTQHRGRERVVFLGPQAQEVLRPYLLREATAYCFSPAESEARRRADLHAERKTPLSYGNRPGTNRRRKPARTVGDKYTTTSYARAIARGCELTWPAPDGADDESRLAWNSKHRWTPNQLRHAAATAIRREFGLEAAQIALGHAGADVTQVYAERDLAKGAEVARRIG from the coding sequence ATGCCCGCCCTCACTAAGTCGCTCCCCAAGTACCGTAAAAACCGGGCCTCGGGGCAAGCTGTCGTGACGATTGCCGGAATCGATTACTACCTCGGCCCCCACCGCTCCGTCACGAGCCGTCGGGAGTATGACCGGCTCATCTCCGAATGGCTTGCCCGCGGCCGAACTGGAGCTTCCACGGCCGACGCCGTGCCCAAGGTCGTCGAAGTTCTTGCCGCCTACTGGCGATACGCCAAAGGCTACTACCCCACGCCGAACGGCAAGCTGGGGAGCGAGTTGTGGGCGATTCGCGTGGCCCTGCGGTTCGTCCGCACCCTCTACGCTGACCAGCCCGCCGACCAGTTCGGGCCGCTCGCTCTCAAAGTCGTCCGCGAAAAGATGGTCGAGGCGGGATTTGCCCGATCGACCGTTAACACTAGCGTCGGACGTATCCGCCGCGCTTTCAGGTGGGCAGCGTCGGAGCAGTTGATCCCAGCGGCCGTCTCGCAGGCCCTCGCCACAGTGGACGGTCTGCGCGCTGGGAAGACCAAGGCGCGAGAACCTGAGCCGATCCGGCCTGTCGAGGACGCGGCCGTCGAAGCGACGCTCCCCAATGTCTCGCCGGTCGTCGCGGCAATGATTCGTTTACAGCGCTTCACCGGCATGCGGCCGGGCGAGGTCTGCCTCGTGCGGCCGTGCGACGTGGACCGCTCTGGCGACATCTGGCACTACCGGCCTGCCACACACAAGACACAGCACCGCGGCCGCGAGCGGGTCGTCTTCCTCGGGCCGCAGGCGCAGGAGGTTTTACGGCCATACCTCTTGCGTGAGGCGACCGCCTATTGCTTCTCGCCGGCCGAGTCGGAGGCGCGACGCCGCGCCGACCTCCATGCCGAACGCAAGACGCCGCTCTCGTACGGCAATCGTCCGGGGACCAATCGCCGCCGCAAGCCGGCGCGGACGGTCGGCGACAAGTACACGACGACCAGCTACGCCCGCGCCATCGCCCGCGGCTGCGAGCTTACGTGGCCGGCCCCAGACGGCGCCGACGACGAGTCGCGTCTCGCTTGGAACTCTAAGCACCGCTGGACCCCTAACCAGTTGCGGCATGCAGCGGCGACGGCGATCCGTCGCGAGTTTGGGCTGGAGGCGGCACAGATTGCGCTCGGCCACGCCGGGGCGGACGTGACGCAAGTTTACGCCGAGCGGGACTTGGCAAAGGGCGCTGAAGTGGCAAGGAGGATCGGGTGA
- a CDS encoding DUF1580 domain-containing protein → MRSESTEKPSPDDEHLSLAEAAKTLPGRPHLSTLHRWRLRGIRGVRLKTCLVGGRRYTTPRWLREFIAASTAAGDGLIDPPSNLSRDREQSIRSAIAELDAAGI, encoded by the coding sequence ATGCGATCCGAATCGACCGAGAAGCCGTCCCCCGATGACGAGCACCTCTCCCTAGCTGAAGCGGCCAAGACTCTCCCCGGACGGCCCCATCTTTCGACTCTCCATCGCTGGCGGCTGCGGGGCATTCGTGGCGTGCGGTTGAAGACCTGCCTCGTCGGCGGCCGGCGGTACACGACGCCACGCTGGCTCCGTGAATTCATCGCCGCGTCTACGGCCGCCGGGGACGGGTTGATCGACCCTCCAAGCAATCTCTCTCGAGACCGCGAGCAGTCGATTCGGTCCGCCATTGCGGAACTCGACGCCGCCGGTATCTAG